Part of the Benincasa hispida cultivar B227 chromosome 11, ASM972705v1, whole genome shotgun sequence genome, CCTGTCAATTCACAGAAATTCAAGTTTTATTTGGCGAATTTGATATTCAAACAATCAAACCACAAACTCCCAAATTCCCCGCCACCATGCCCGTCGACTCCCCTCTCATCCCCACCAATACGACGGCCGCCGCCCCCTCCACCACCACCGTCACTCCGATTTCCTTCACTCTAACTACAGCTGCAGCCACCACTACCGCCGCCGCTGCCGTTGCCGCCATTGCTCGTCCGCTTGCGAATCAAGCGCCATCCAGACCCATTTCTTCAATTCCTCAAACCCACCATCTCCACTACCCTCCTCAAGCCCTCTACGCGGCGCAGTCCATCCCCGTTCGAACTCCCAACAACCAATTGCCGAAGCTTCATCAGGATGCATCTCAGGCAATTCTTTACCCTGTCGCTTCCTCTGGCCGCGGCTTCGTTCCTCGCCCCATTCGGCCCCTTCCCGCCGATCAGACCGTCACGCTGGCTAACCCTGGCGGCTACGCATATCGCCCCGTCGTCACTTTCCCCCATCGGCCGATTGGGTCGCTTCATTTAGACTCCATGAGCCATCCAATGCACATGGCTCGACCTCCCAACttgcagcagcagcagcagcttATTCCCTTTTCTGGGTCCTCCATTTCGGGTTCGATTAAAGGTGTCCCCAATTCCTCTGATCCAAAGGTTAGTTGGGTAGTAATTTGATTTAGCTTTTGAGGCGTTAGTTTGATGGGTTAAAAGAGTTCAGGTTTTGGCTCGTTAGCTACAAGAATTGCGAGATTGAAATCTGCTTTTCAGTTGGTTCTCTGGCTTTTTGCCCATCAATTTCTATTTCTTCTGTTGAATAGTGACTTGAAGTCTTGAACAGCTGAGTTGACATTTGAACTTGAGATTGTGTGACCGTTGGATGCTTGTAGTTGTAGACTTGTTTCTGTTCTAACTATTGGGATAGTAATTACATGTTATCAGTTTAACCAACATGTGGTTTTTCAATTATGTTTTGTggagttattgtttttttcaatTGGTCGGTTCTTTCATATCATTTTTTGAATTCCCAAATCTCTTTTAATCGATCCTGTTGCCCTTTTATCGAACCCCATGAGTTTTTTGTGTCCCCCACGCTCTTCCCTAGATCTTTTTCATAgcttaaattcattttatcatTCTTTCTAGGTTTTTTCTCCATCAACAATCTGCGAGTCAAATGGGTGTAAAGAAATGAGGTAACGGGTTGCTCCTTATGTTACATATCTTTCATTCATGATTTTCTAAACTTGTGACATTGTGCTTTTTGTCTGGGGACAGAGTTAGAGACGATGCTCTTTGCGTGGTTAGAGATCGAAAAGTAAGCTCTAAAATTCTGAAGTttgttcctttttcttttttccaaagaTTTGTGGCGCGGAAAAGTTCCTAGGTTCATTTCTGTTTGAATGATGATCACTTATATATGTGATTTTGATGTTTGCAAATCTTCCTTACCTTGTTTTACTGCTAGTTTCAGGTTGAACTTACATTTCGAGTATGATGTGTAAAATAGTTTGCCTTTTTGGAGCTTCAGTCATTTTGTGGATAAGTTttgtttaattctttttataaaattgaaaattttgacatATTTATTCTTCTACCAAGGACCTAGTGATTCATTTGATTCATAAGTTGGGGAAAATGTGACTTAGTGAACGGAGGGAGGGATCAATTTGACTGTGATGGTAgatgttttatatgtttttttgtaTGAAATAAAGGGCgtcttcttcatttttattcaatatttatgTGCTTGATTGCTGAAGATGGATTTGCATTCTGTATGATCAGATACTCAATTCCGTTTGATAAATACTTGCTTAGGATTACCACTTTGTTTTTATAAATGTAGCAAATACCATTTCATGGCATACTAATATAGTAACTATTGTTAGGTTCGAATAACTGATGGGGCTTCCCTTTATGCACTTTGTCGATCATGGCTGAGGAATGGTTCTCAAGAAGAAAGCCAGGTCTGTGTCAGTTCTGATTGATCTTTCCTTTGGGTGGATTTTAACTGCACTTTGGTCCTTTTAATATGACAACATACTATTTGTCAGATCCTTATAGGATTAGATTTATGATTAAGTGTCAACGCTACAGTGGATTGGCCTTTATGTGTATCTTTCTCATTCATATTTTGCACATATCAATATTGGATTCTTCATCATCATTGATGCAAAATTTggtttatttaaattctttaagCCTGGTGTGTAAAAGAGTGGAGAAACTCATGAGGGACTTTTGTGTGGGAAGGAGTGGAGGAAGGTAAAGGTGGACATTTGGTGGATTGGGCAATTTTCAAGAAGCCTATGTACTTGGGAGGTTTGGAGTTACGGAATTTAAGGCCTCATGACAAAGCATTATCAACCAAATGGTTATGGTGTGTTTCCCTCGAGTCCTCTTCCCTGTGATATAGGATTACCGTGACCAAGTACAGTCTCATACTTTTGACTGGATTTCGAATGGTGTTAAAGGCATATTCATAAACATGTAGAAAGAAATTTCTAATGagctttctttctttttgatcTGATTCAATGTATGGTAGGTGATAGAAAGTGTACTCTCTTTTGGGTGGATAGGTGGTTGCGGGATAGATATGCAATATGTTTTCTAACCTTTACCATTTATATGCTATGAAAAATTGTAATGTTCCTGATATTATGATACAGTCAGGGAGCTCACTTTCTCATTCGTTCAAGCTCTGTTGTCTGTTGGATTATGGATCTCCTTTCTCTATTGGGTGATTTCGAGTTTAGGCAGGGGAGAAGAGTCCTTCGACTTTGCAGTCTTGGTCCCTCCAAGGGCTTTTCTTGTAGAtccttttttcttcatttggtgGCCCCTCCCTTGCTAGGGAGtccctttattttattttatttttagtctcTGGAAGATGAAAATCCCAAATAAGGTGAAGTTTTTTGTCCGGAAGAATCAATGCTTCGGATAGACTACTGAGGAAGTTACCGTCTTTTGTTGGGCCTTTCTATTTTATCTTGTGTTGGagggaaagtttttttttaatggaaagcTAGGGTGTGTTTTGGTGGGCGGGGGTGGGGTTCTTTCGATGTTAGGTCCCTTGTGAGATTTAATGTCTCTCTTTGGAGGTCCGTTATGAGTTccttttgtaattattcatttAGTCTTATATTGCTCGATTGAAGTCCCTTTCTTTTGGGTGCTCCTTTTTGTGGGCAAATATTTTTGCGTGCCTCCGTATTCTTTCATATAATCTCTGGTATAGATGAGTCAATAACTTGAGTAGAAGTAGACGGGGAAACTTTATctttggttttaaaatgttaaacaATCTTGATGAAGAGTGTATATTATCCTGCTTCGATCTTTTCCCCTGTTCTTTCATTAGTTGCATGCAAATTTATTCATCAAGTCCTATGTCTTTTTTATGCCCTTATTTTCAATGGTTACTTAATCTTCTCCTGCTTAACTAGTAATGGTATGTTTCGATACATTCTTTCTGCTAGACAAAGTTCTTTTCTTTATCGTTTGGTGCATTCCCTTTCTGTGGAGAGTTCCCATTCCAATAGAAACTTTAAGTATATTAAAAACCATTGCTCTTACTCTTTGCTGTATACACCCTCCTATTTTCTGTTCTTAAAAGGCAATATTAGCTGATAAGATCTCCTCTCCTTTTTCTGCTGTTGCTCTTTGTAATATATTCACACAAAGGAACATATGCttgctattattattatttttttttatttcaaaaatgctTGCTGATAACTTTTTCTATTGGCAGCCACAGTATGGAAATTTTTTGAGGTCACTTCCGAGACCACTGCCCATTGCTGCGGCTGGTGCTGTTCCATCACAGAAGAAGGAAGTTGTCGAAGAAGAAGTTGATGAGGAAGATAAGGTTGGTTTTTGTGCAGTGAATTTAAGATTTGGTattgaaatcaaaataaattgatgaataaaaattaCAGTGGGGAAATAGTACAGTCCAGTTTGCACTCATAGATTAAGCTCAGACGTCTATAAAATATCAATGCAAATCATTGGTGAGAAGCATGTTCTTTTGATTTTATGTTTTCTTCATAATTTAAAGGTTTTTCTATTGTTCGCAATCATTTAGTTGTATTATTGATCTCTGGGTCTTGACAATAGATCCAGATATAATGAAGGGTATGTAGTTATATGCAATAAGTTTTTTGAtgaatttcaattattttttctcGGATAATGAATTTGATGCAATGCAAGACATTTACTTGACGAACCCATACATTTTGAGGGGAGAAATCACATAAACCGTAACGATGAAAGGTATATACATCCACTTTGTACCATTGTCAAGAGGCCAGAGGGGGTGGGACTGCTTGCTTGCTAGCATAAATATAGGACCTCAAGCCCTTGACTTAAAATCGTACTTAAATATCACCATTTGTTATGGTTCTCTGGGTTGTTTCTTGTCTGCACTCTTAACCAAATCCTCTAGGTTATCAACAAACTAAATTCTTCTCAGAAGCATTTTTATCCAAGTTCTGCAAGAACTATTGGACATATCTTTACCTGTGTTTCTGCTTTGTAGGATGAGGGATCCATTGAGCACTTGTCAACGCAGGAGTTATTGAAAAGACATGTTAGACGTGCAAAGAAAGTCCGATCACGGTGCGTGTTATTTTCCCAGTTTAATTTCTATTATTCTTTCATCTCTGTAGTTCAGCAAATCCGGATGATATTTGGTCAGTTTGATTCAAATTGTATCCTATTGCTCTCTTACAAAGTTATGACGTTGGATATCTGTACATTCTCACATTCAAGATAGTTTTGTTGCTTTCTGTTCGTATAATTCCTACAGATTGAGAGAAGAACGGTTGCAACGTATTGAAAGATACAAAACCAGGCTCGCTCTTCTCCTTCCTCCTCCAGTTGAGCAGTTGCGGACGGATAATGTTACTGGAAGCTGAATATGCATCCTGGAATCCTCGCCCTCAAAATTCACTGTGGACTTTTGTCCAAATCATTCTTCCCCAACTACAGATGAACTCAAGAAACATTCAACGGAAGCACCGAGGATTATATGTAGGTGCACCAGATAGATATTTGATTAGATATTAGTAATTCTTGTCTTCCTATCAGTTCCTTTTTGACAATTTGTAATTGTATAATATGGTCTGAATCAGGTTAAGAAAATCAAGTCATTTACTGAGGTTAGAAATGGAGGACATTGAGAAGTAAATCAcatatttttccctttttttttgtaCCTATCTCCATTACTTTTTCTTGGGCTTCTTGAAGTTCAACTTCTGTTGTTGAAAGGAATCACtgagttttatttttagatgTCTGAATCTCAATCTTCACAAGGTAGTAAGCAAAGTTTGTTTTGTTATGTGTTCTTTGGAAATTATTAgcattattaaaaaatttaacattTAGGAAACTGTTTGGAAATATACCAAATTCAAGTAACTAGTGTCATAATTTAACAAAGAAGATGAACAAGAAAAGTGCTTAAAGTCACTTTTGAAGTGCAGAGATGTTAATTATTGTGCACTTGCAATTACCATATTTCTAATTTGTTATTgttaaggttaaattataaaggtcaaatattaatttatatcccAATTTAAATCTAATCTaatgttgtatcaatttaaattctgaattttggagtagtattaatttaaatcttaaattagtgattgtatcaatttaaactttgaactttcataaattcatcaatttaaactttaaactttcataaatttatctaaataaaacatagtgtagggtttaaattgatatacttatgaaagtttcggttttaaattgatataattattagtctgaggtttaaattgatacacttatgaaatttaaggtttaaattgatacaattattagtatatgatttaaattgaaacAATCATCTTCaagggtgtaaattgatatttttctttttgactatttttttttaaattggaactgtttttaaaaaatgattacttctttgtaatttaactatattttaaaaagaaattaccttttttctttttaaagttctattttttttttaaaaaaaaaaaaaatggatctgTTTATAAAGCAACTATCTAAACAACAAATGGTTGACACAAAATTCTTTAAGGCAGAACAGCatgaattttgttttatgttttttaaattgaagTTCATATGAAAATTGAGGTTATCTCCTATAGACTTAGAATGACTCagaattaactttttttttttttttttcataagatTAGGATAAGGTGTTTTTCCTAATTATGAACACGTTTAAGAGAAGTTAATtctctttaaaaagaaaaagagagtaAATTTAGTTCTTCAAGAGAAGTTAATTTGACATCTACTTATCTTATGTGGAAATGTCAggtaaaacaaaagaaatatgaCTTTAATTTCTATCTTCTAACGTGGAAATCGTGTACGATGACAGGAAGCGATAGAGTAATCAGGTTCATTGGTCTTGGATCTCTGATCGTGTCTCTGTCAAGAATTTTGATATGATTATGGTCATTGCGTAACAGATTTAGGAAGCTAGAAATAATTTGTCGTTCCAAAAAGTGCCAACTCTTATGGATTCCATTAGtgttttaataaaaatgtataTCCTAGATGACAAAAGTCATTTTTGCATGgatattaatgaaaaaataccTGTGGAGAATTGCTTAGTACCTCGTCTGTCTACACTCTACCCTTAGTGGATGGCACCCACTTTCGATAAACATTGGGAAGCTAAATATAATGTAACTTGGGACCTTAGAGAAAGGCAACAGGGTTAGGGTGGGTACTTCTAGACCATCTAGGCAAAGTTCGACATGCtacatttaaatatatatcaaGATGCAACAAATTCAAGATTCTTGAAGAAATAGCTATTTGTGATGGTCATCATAGTATTATTTTCCTCATTATTCATCATGTTTGGGTTGAATTCGACTATCTGGAGGTCATTAACCTGCTGGACATTACTAAAGTctctttttcaataaaaaaagagTTGGCTACGATGCAACAGTTGGGTGATGTCTCTTTTCTCCAAGGTATTGAGAGAAAAGATTCTTTCTCTGCGTCATACACCTTATCTCAATTGGTTTGTGCTTCTTAAATCTCGTGATGTAATTTTGTAGTTAGTTGTATTATTCgtgtaaataataattaatgatgacaataaaataaatgacaACTAAATTTGAAGATATTagatattcttttattttgtttgaaataACATAACAAAACTGTTCCATTTTTCCAAGGTTTAGAAAGAAAACTACACAATGAGTAGGCCCTTTGTGTAAAGTGAATATAATTGTTTGCTCTCTTGTGTCCTTTGACAATACATTAATAACCATGAATGATATGGTACACATTGCAAATTGCTTGCTCCCAAGTCCCAAAGGGGCTTGATGATGAAATTCCAAGACCTTTCTTGGAAAATGTAGCAGATATTATCACCTTCTAATATTTTCTCAACATGTTTTCATGTAATTTTAAGGGGATatcactattattattattattttttttttttaacgattGACTCTAGTCTTTATTTCGtctctagattttaaaatattaaacatttagtctttaaattttgaattttgtttcaatttagtccataaatttcaaaatgttacaattttactcttgagatttgaattttgtttcaatttagtccatagattttaagattttacatttttaacatcaattttacatt contains:
- the LOC120089997 gene encoding uncharacterized protein LOC120089997 → MPVDSPLIPTNTTAAAPSTTTVTPISFTLTTAAATTTAAAAVAAIARPLANQAPSRPISSIPQTHHLHYPPQALYAAQSIPVRTPNNQLPKLHQDASQAILYPVASSGRGFVPRPIRPLPADQTVTLANPGGYAYRPVVTFPHRPIGSLHLDSMSHPMHMARPPNLQQQQQLIPFSGSSISGSIKGVPNSSDPKVFSPSTICESNGCKEMRVRDDALCVVRDRKVRITDGASLYALCRSWLRNGSQEESQPQYGNFLRSLPRPLPIAAAGAVPSQKKEVVEEEVDEEDKDEGSIEHLSTQELLKRHVRRAKKVRSRLREERLQRIERYKTRLALLLPPPVEQLRTDNVTGS